A genomic region of Cannabis sativa cultivar Pink pepper isolate KNU-18-1 chromosome 1, ASM2916894v1, whole genome shotgun sequence contains the following coding sequences:
- the LOC133033596 gene encoding extensin isoform X2: protein MMRRNNYQCLRTCNILFLYFIVVAISFSHCEGRKSVVRKLITNKVPITHQKSLFLMTAAKLNLVKYLNNDSPSDPTNSGSYGVSSPFTLPPYDSLPPVSLPENSPPFCVNPPNTPIGSTPTSPSPPFYFPPAPPAGGGGGENPSPIGEVPSPLGLTPPQILPSPNEPILSPPYVEPSPIGGDVPSPVSLTPPQILPSPNEPILSPPYVEPSPPGFATPNPNPPSTTVPSPFGFSPGPPVFLPPIVYPPPIGRPPRNTAPSVALWCVAKPSVPDPIIQEAMNYACGSGADCDSIQPSGSCFQPDSLIAHASYAFNSYWQRSKAAGGTCDFGGTGMLITVDPSYDGCHFVYF from the exons ATGATGAGAAGAAACAATTATCAGTGTCTAAGGACTTGTAATATTCTATTTCTCTATTTCATAGTGGTAGCCATTTCCTTCTCTCATTGTG AAGGTAGGAAATCAGTAGTGAGAAAACTAATAACGAATAAAGTTCCAATTACACATCAAAAGAGTTTGTTCCTAATGACTGCAGCAAAACTAAATTTAGTAAAATACTTAAACAATGATTCACCGTCAGATCCCACCAACTCAGGATCCTACGGTGTGAGTTCACCCTTCACTTTACCACCTTATGATTCATTACCACCAGTTTCTTTACCTGAAAATTCTCCTCCATTTTGTGTAAATCCTCCCAATACTCCAATTGGCTCCACACCCACTTCACCATCTCCACCTTTTTATTTCCCACCAGCACCACCAgcaggaggaggaggaggagaaaACCCAAGCCCAATAGGTGAAGTGCCTAGCCCATTGGGCTTAACTCCACCACAAATCCTACCAAGCCCAAATGAACCCATTCTAAGCCCACCATATGTTGAGCCCAGCCCAATAGGTGGTGATGTCCCTAGCCCAGTAAGCTTAACTCCACCACAAATTCTACCAAGCCCAAATGAACCAATTCTGAGCCCACCATATGTGGAGCCCAGCCCACCAGGGTTTGCTactccaaacccaaacccacctTCAACTACAGTCCCATCTCCATTTGGGTTTTCTCCAGGCCCACCAGTGTTTCTGCCTCCTATTGTGTACCCTCCACCAATTGGTCGACCACCTAGGAACACAGCCCCAAGTGTAGCCTTATGGTGCGTGGCTAAGCCTTCTGTGCCTGACCCAATCATTCAAGAAGCAATGAACTATGCTTGTGGCTCAGGAGCTGATTGCGATTCCATTCAGCCAAGTGGCTCATGCTTTCAACCCGATTCATTGATTGCCCATGCTTCCTATGCTTTCAATAGTTATTGGCAAAGATCCAAAGCTGCTGGTGGCACCTGCGACTTTGGAGGCACTGGCATGTTAATCACTGTTGATCCAA gcTATGATGGGTGCCACTTTGTCTACTTTTGA
- the LOC133033596 gene encoding extensin isoform X1 has translation MMRRNNYQCLRTCNILFLYFIVVAISFSHCAEGRKSVVRKLITNKVPITHQKSLFLMTAAKLNLVKYLNNDSPSDPTNSGSYGVSSPFTLPPYDSLPPVSLPENSPPFCVNPPNTPIGSTPTSPSPPFYFPPAPPAGGGGGENPSPIGEVPSPLGLTPPQILPSPNEPILSPPYVEPSPIGGDVPSPVSLTPPQILPSPNEPILSPPYVEPSPPGFATPNPNPPSTTVPSPFGFSPGPPVFLPPIVYPPPIGRPPRNTAPSVALWCVAKPSVPDPIIQEAMNYACGSGADCDSIQPSGSCFQPDSLIAHASYAFNSYWQRSKAAGGTCDFGGTGMLITVDPSYDGCHFVYF, from the exons ATGATGAGAAGAAACAATTATCAGTGTCTAAGGACTTGTAATATTCTATTTCTCTATTTCATAGTGGTAGCCATTTCCTTCTCTCATTGTG CAGAAGGTAGGAAATCAGTAGTGAGAAAACTAATAACGAATAAAGTTCCAATTACACATCAAAAGAGTTTGTTCCTAATGACTGCAGCAAAACTAAATTTAGTAAAATACTTAAACAATGATTCACCGTCAGATCCCACCAACTCAGGATCCTACGGTGTGAGTTCACCCTTCACTTTACCACCTTATGATTCATTACCACCAGTTTCTTTACCTGAAAATTCTCCTCCATTTTGTGTAAATCCTCCCAATACTCCAATTGGCTCCACACCCACTTCACCATCTCCACCTTTTTATTTCCCACCAGCACCACCAgcaggaggaggaggaggagaaaACCCAAGCCCAATAGGTGAAGTGCCTAGCCCATTGGGCTTAACTCCACCACAAATCCTACCAAGCCCAAATGAACCCATTCTAAGCCCACCATATGTTGAGCCCAGCCCAATAGGTGGTGATGTCCCTAGCCCAGTAAGCTTAACTCCACCACAAATTCTACCAAGCCCAAATGAACCAATTCTGAGCCCACCATATGTGGAGCCCAGCCCACCAGGGTTTGCTactccaaacccaaacccacctTCAACTACAGTCCCATCTCCATTTGGGTTTTCTCCAGGCCCACCAGTGTTTCTGCCTCCTATTGTGTACCCTCCACCAATTGGTCGACCACCTAGGAACACAGCCCCAAGTGTAGCCTTATGGTGCGTGGCTAAGCCTTCTGTGCCTGACCCAATCATTCAAGAAGCAATGAACTATGCTTGTGGCTCAGGAGCTGATTGCGATTCCATTCAGCCAAGTGGCTCATGCTTTCAACCCGATTCATTGATTGCCCATGCTTCCTATGCTTTCAATAGTTATTGGCAAAGATCCAAAGCTGCTGGTGGCACCTGCGACTTTGGAGGCACTGGCATGTTAATCACTGTTGATCCAA gcTATGATGGGTGCCACTTTGTCTACTTTTGA
- the LOC115705712 gene encoding LOW QUALITY PROTEIN: two-component response regulator ORR9 (The sequence of the model RefSeq protein was modified relative to this genomic sequence to represent the inferred CDS: deleted 1 base in 1 codon), with the protein MASHIKVSQPFCGFHLSITKQLFSFSSSSSSSSSSSSSSSQNHAQFHVLAVDDSIIDRKLIEALLKTSSYQVTAVDSGNKALEFLGLCNNGDDGCSVFIPSLIITDYSMPGMTGYDLLRKIKMSKNLKDVPVVIMSSENVPSRINRCLEEGAEEFFLKPVQLSDVNKLKPHVLKGCRTKNHEEEESKIYKRKTISSIRKNLSPNKATKMCKVLEVI; encoded by the exons ATGGCTTCCCATATAAAAGTCTCTCAACCATTCTGTGGTTTTCATCTCTCCATTACCAAACAACTCTTttccttctcttcttcttcttcttcttcttcttcttcttcttcttcttcttcacagaATCAT GCTCAATTTCATGTGCTTGCAGTTGATGACAGCATCATTGACAGAAAGTTAATAGAGGCTCTCCTCAAGACTTCTTCCTATCAAG TTACAGCAGTTGATTCAGGAAATAAGGCCTTAGAGTTTTTGGGTTTATGTAATAATGGTGATGATGGCTGTTCAGTGTTTATTCCAAGCTTGATCATTACAGATTATTCTATGCCTGGAATGACTGGCTATGATCTTCTCAGAAAGATCAAG ATGTCTAAGAATCTCAAAGATGTACCAGTTGTTATTATGTCTTCAGAGAATGTTCCATCAAGAATCAACAG ATGCTTGGAGGAAGGGGCAGAAGAATTCTTTTTGAAGCCAGTGCAATTATCAGATGTGAATAAACTTAAACCCCATGTGTTAAAGGGTTGTAGAACAAAGAATCATGAAGAAGAAGAGTCCAAAATCTACAAAAGAAAGACCATTAGTAGTATCAGAAAAAACCTTTCACCTAATAAAGCAACAAAAATGTGCAAGGTTTTGGAAGTGATCTAA
- the LOC115705711 gene encoding uncharacterized protein LOC115705711 isoform X1 yields MATSGLCVWLHKKIVDPLIQILRRGAEPKLLAFSAALGITLGLFPICGVTVFLCGLAIALLGSHCHAATVMLANFVATPIELSLVVPFLRFGEFISGGSHFPLTSDAFRKVLTGKASNEVLLSIAHALLGWLIASPFIMGILYLIFLPCFKILVHKFSVAPSSPNKSLLSQSEVMLKDHFELSRWCSSNRSRRST; encoded by the exons ATGGCAACATCTGGGTTATGTGTTTGGCTCCATAAGAAAATAGTTGATCCTCTAATCCAAATACTTCGCAGAGGTGCAGAACCTAAGCTTTTGGCCTTCTCTGCAGCTTTGGGAATTACTTTAGGACTATTCCCAATATGTGGAGTCACTGTATTTCTATGTGGACTTGCTATTGCATTGCTTGGCTCTCATTGCCATGCTGCCACTGTAATGCTTGCTAATTTTGTTGCAACACCAATAGAATTGAGCCTTGTCGTACCTTTCTTACGCTTCGGTGAATTTATCTCTGGTGGGTCTCATTTTCCATTGACATCTGATGCTTTTAGGAAAGTCTTAACTGGGAAAGCTTCAAATGAAGTCTTGCTAAGTATTGCTCATGCCTTGCTTGGTTGGCTTATAGCTTCACCTTTTATAATGGGGATCTTGTACTTGATATTTTTACCATGTTTCAAGATTTTGGTTCATAAGTTCAGTGTTGCTCCTTCAAGTCCCAACAAGTCTCTGCTTTCACAATCTGAAGTGATGCTTAAG GACCATTTCGAGTTGTCACGGTGGTGTTCTTCAAACAGATCTCGCCGAAGCACTTAG
- the LOC115705711 gene encoding uncharacterized protein LOC115705711 isoform X3, with protein MATSGLCVWLHKKIVDPLIQILRRGAEPKLLAFSAALGITLGLFPICGVTVFLCGLAIALLGSHCHAATVMLANFVATPIELSLVVPFLRFGEFISGGSHFPLTSDAFRKVLTGKASNEVLLSIAHALLGWLIASPFIMGILYLIFLPCFKILVHKFSVAPSSPNKSLLSQSEVMLKVLGSSSS; from the exons ATGGCAACATCTGGGTTATGTGTTTGGCTCCATAAGAAAATAGTTGATCCTCTAATCCAAATACTTCGCAGAGGTGCAGAACCTAAGCTTTTGGCCTTCTCTGCAGCTTTGGGAATTACTTTAGGACTATTCCCAATATGTGGAGTCACTGTATTTCTATGTGGACTTGCTATTGCATTGCTTGGCTCTCATTGCCATGCTGCCACTGTAATGCTTGCTAATTTTGTTGCAACACCAATAGAATTGAGCCTTGTCGTACCTTTCTTACGCTTCGGTGAATTTATCTCTGGTGGGTCTCATTTTCCATTGACATCTGATGCTTTTAGGAAAGTCTTAACTGGGAAAGCTTCAAATGAAGTCTTGCTAAGTATTGCTCATGCCTTGCTTGGTTGGCTTATAGCTTCACCTTTTATAATGGGGATCTTGTACTTGATATTTTTACCATGTTTCAAGATTTTGGTTCATAAGTTCAGTGTTGCTCCTTCAAGTCCCAACAAGTCTCTGCTTTCACAATCTGAAGTGATGCTTAAG GTTTTGGGCTCTTCTTCTTCCTGA
- the LOC115705711 gene encoding uncharacterized protein LOC115705711 isoform X2 gives MATSGLCVWLHKKIVDPLIQILRRGAEPKLLAFSAALGITLGLFPICGVTVFLCGLAIALLGSHCHAATVMLANFVATPIELSLVVPFLRFGEFISGGSHFPLTSDAFRKVLTGKASNEVLLSIAHALLGWLIASPFIMGILYLIFLPCFKILVHKFSVAPSSPNKSLLSQSEVMLKPEIDAAQPC, from the exons ATGGCAACATCTGGGTTATGTGTTTGGCTCCATAAGAAAATAGTTGATCCTCTAATCCAAATACTTCGCAGAGGTGCAGAACCTAAGCTTTTGGCCTTCTCTGCAGCTTTGGGAATTACTTTAGGACTATTCCCAATATGTGGAGTCACTGTATTTCTATGTGGACTTGCTATTGCATTGCTTGGCTCTCATTGCCATGCTGCCACTGTAATGCTTGCTAATTTTGTTGCAACACCAATAGAATTGAGCCTTGTCGTACCTTTCTTACGCTTCGGTGAATTTATCTCTGGTGGGTCTCATTTTCCATTGACATCTGATGCTTTTAGGAAAGTCTTAACTGGGAAAGCTTCAAATGAAGTCTTGCTAAGTATTGCTCATGCCTTGCTTGGTTGGCTTATAGCTTCACCTTTTATAATGGGGATCTTGTACTTGATATTTTTACCATGTTTCAAGATTTTGGTTCATAAGTTCAGTGTTGCTCCTTCAAGTCCCAACAAGTCTCTGCTTTCACAATCTGAAGTGATGCTTAAG CCTGAAATAGATGCAGCTCAACCTTGTTAA